One window from the genome of Cryptomeria japonica chromosome 6, Sugi_1.0, whole genome shotgun sequence encodes:
- the LOC131044492 gene encoding uncharacterized protein LOC131044492, whose product MFMKSIDASAHSKNATYLCEVIKEVIYEVAEENVVQVVIANATNYVAAGKLLMERHPSIFWSPCVAHCIDLMLEDIGKIAWIRTCVEKAKNICKFVYNHACVLNLMRQYTGQKELACPRITRFATNFITLQSLIQSKATLRRMFVGEEWTSSSYATSAAGVDVADYIFDEPGFWTPCAEIVKFIEPLVVLLRVADGEKPAMGYIYEGMDKAKGGIKSAYEGDESKYRPIWDIIDRRWQTQLHRTLHVAAYYLNSTFHFRPDFKADEEVLSGLYLVIEKMSPGHSSSIIQELEAFSNAKGEVFSRQLCKENQTKMQPDRWWQMFGPKTPNLQQAAIHILSQPCSVSSCECNWSMFEHIHSKRCSRLSVERLNDLVFVHYNLRLRHKQVMDHDSTSITLEEVDPESEWISEATNPIFGDEDLDWIDQVDREAEVVAMAEVVAMAEEEVRAQGEPEPEPNTTDVGEGRMESRAESMATDASRTYLRVRRLRRKDLGSLSHRFVVVLLLIYVWNWNI is encoded by the exons ATGTTCATGAAGTCCATTGATGCTTCCGCACATTCTAAAAATGCCACTTACCTATGTGAGGTTATAAAGGAGGTCATATATGAAGTCGCTGAGGAGAATGTAGTACAAGTGGTGATCgctaatgcaacaaattatgttgctgcaggtaaacttttgatggagaggcacccatctatattttggtctccatgtgtcgcccattgcattgacctcatgttggaggacattggtaagattgcatggatcagGACATGTGTAGAgaaggcaaaaaatatttgcaaatttgtataCAATCATGCATGTGTCCTTAACTTAATGAGGCAATACACGGGGCAGAAGGAGTTGGCTTGTCCTAGAATCACTAGATTTGCCACTAACTTCATCACACTGCAATCCTTGATTCAGAGTAAGGCAACTTTGAGAcgtatgtttgttggtgaggagtggacttcctcatcctatgctacgagtGCTGCAGGTGTTGATGTCGCAGATTACATTTTTGATGAGCCAGGCTTTTGGACCCCTTGTGCTGAGATTGTGAAG TTCATTGAGCCCTTGGTAGTTCTCCTACGTGTTGCTGATGGGgagaagcccgcaatgggctacatatacgaGGGCATGGATAAGGCCAAGGGGGGCATCAAATCTGCCTATGAAGGGGATGAGAGTAAGTATCGTCCCATTTGGGATATCATTGACAGGAGATGGCAGACCCAGCTTCACAGGACCCTTCATGTAGCTGCTTATTACCTCAATTCGACATTCCATTTCCGCCCTGATTTCaaggcggatgaggaggttcttagtgggcTCTACTTAGTGATAGAGAAAATGTCGCCTGGTCATAGTAGCAGTATAATCCAGGAGCTAGAGGCTTTTTCTAATGCAAAAGGGGAGGTCTTCTCTCGTCAACTTTGCAAAGAAAATCAGACAAAAATGCAGCCAG ATAGGTGGTGGCAGATGTTTGGTCCTAAAACACCAAATCTTCAACAGGCAGCCATTCATATTTTGAGCCAGCCATGTAGTGTTTCCagttgtgagtgcaattggagtatgtttgagcacatacactccaagaggtgtagtagattgtctgtggagaggttgaatgatctagtctttgttcattacaacctccgtcttagACACAAACAGGTTATGGACCATGACAGCACCTCAATCACGCTAGAGGAGGTTGATCCAGAATCTGAGTGGATCAGTGAGGCTACAAATCCTATCTTTGGTGATGAGGACttagattggatcgaccaggtagatagagaggctgaggttgtagccatggctgaggttgtagccatggcagaggaggaggttaGAGCACAAGGAGAGCCAGAGCCAGAGCCAAACACAACTGATGTTGGTGAGGGTAGAATGGAGTCACGGGCAGAGAGTATGGCTACTGATGCGtccaggacctaccttagggtTAGACGCCTTCGTAGGAAGGACCTAGGCTCTCTGAGCCATAGATTTGTAGTTGTTTTACTTTTGATATATGTGTGGAACTggaacatttga